From the genome of Neomonachus schauinslandi chromosome 5, ASM220157v2, whole genome shotgun sequence, one region includes:
- the LOC110586505 gene encoding cytochrome c oxidase subunit NDUFA4-like: protein MLRQIMGQAKKHPSLIPLFVFIGAGGTGVVLYVLHLALFNPDGSWDRKNNPEPWNKLGPNGQYKFYSVNVDYSKLKKEGPDV, encoded by the coding sequence ATGTTACGCCAGATCATGGGTCAGGCCAAGAAGCATCCGAGCTTGATCCCTCTCTTCGTATTTATTGGGGCAGGAGGTACCGGAGTAGTGCTGTATGTCTTGCACTTGGCATTGTTCAATCCAGATGGCAGTTGGGATAGGAAGAATAACCCAGAACCCTGGAACAAACTGGGTCCCAATGGTCAATACAAGTTCTACTCAGTGAATGTAGATTACAGCAAACTGAAGAAAGAAGGTCCAGACGTCTAA